Proteins co-encoded in one Halococcoides cellulosivorans genomic window:
- a CDS encoding nucleotide sugar dehydrogenase, with protein sequence MSRTASRAIYDTSADDDQLREAFTSGELPVAIYGLGKMGLPLAGVYADVTGATTGVDIDQHVVDQINAGESPIKREPGLPELVERVVADGALEATADAEGAAADATIHVLMVPTLLTAENDPDLSIMDEVIETVGHGLDPGDLVIVESTVPPRTTVDRFLPRLLETSGLDPDQFGLAACPERTVSGQAIADVRGTHPKIVGGVDPESTRAAAIVYDEISENRVVETSNATAAEMTKVFEGVFRDVNIAIANELATFAKALDVDVREAIDAANTQPFCDIHDPGPGVGGHCIPIYPYFLAGQFDVDADLLETARERNDGMAIYTADMTEAILDSVGVPIDEATVLLLGVTYKANIAELRNAPSIPVAESLKQRGATVEAVDPLIDRWHELDAMTPVTLDAAADRDPDAVVVVTPHDDFADLDWAAFDAPILDGRSSIDASATDAPVYAIGGPWP encoded by the coding sequence ATGAGCCGAACAGCGTCGCGAGCGATCTACGACACGAGTGCGGACGACGATCAGTTGCGCGAGGCGTTCACGAGCGGCGAGTTGCCGGTCGCGATCTACGGGCTCGGCAAGATGGGGCTCCCGCTGGCGGGCGTGTACGCCGACGTGACCGGGGCGACCACCGGCGTCGACATCGACCAGCACGTCGTCGACCAGATCAACGCCGGCGAGTCACCGATCAAGCGCGAACCGGGGCTGCCCGAACTCGTCGAGCGCGTCGTCGCGGACGGCGCGCTCGAAGCCACGGCCGACGCCGAGGGGGCCGCCGCCGACGCGACGATCCACGTCCTGATGGTGCCGACGCTGTTGACCGCCGAGAACGATCCCGACCTCTCGATCATGGACGAGGTGATCGAGACCGTCGGGCACGGCCTCGATCCGGGCGATCTGGTGATCGTCGAGTCGACGGTCCCGCCGCGGACGACCGTCGATCGATTCCTCCCGCGATTGCTCGAAACCAGCGGGCTCGACCCCGACCAGTTCGGCCTCGCGGCCTGTCCCGAGCGGACGGTCAGCGGGCAGGCCATCGCGGACGTGCGCGGGACGCACCCGAAGATCGTCGGCGGCGTCGACCCCGAGAGCACGCGCGCGGCCGCGATCGTCTACGACGAGATATCAGAGAATCGCGTCGTCGAGACCTCGAACGCGACCGCCGCCGAGATGACGAAAGTGTTCGAGGGCGTGTTCCGAGACGTCAACATCGCGATCGCGAACGAACTCGCGACGTTCGCGAAGGCGCTCGACGTCGACGTCCGCGAGGCGATCGACGCCGCCAACACCCAGCCGTTCTGTGACATCCACGACCCCGGCCCGGGCGTCGGCGGGCACTGCATCCCGATCTATCCGTACTTCCTCGCGGGGCAGTTCGACGTCGACGCCGACCTGCTGGAGACCGCCCGGGAGCGCAACGACGGGATGGCGATCTACACCGCCGACATGACCGAGGCGATCCTCGACTCGGTCGGCGTGCCGATCGACGAGGCGACCGTCCTCCTGCTCGGGGTGACCTACAAGGCGAACATCGCGGAACTCCGAAACGCGCCCTCGATCCCGGTCGCCGAGTCGCTCAAACAGCGTGGCGCGACCGTCGAGGCCGTCGATCCGCTGATCGATAGGTGGCACGAGCTCGATGCGATGACGCCAGTCACGCTCGACGCCGCGGCCGATCGCGATCCCGACGCGGTCGTCGTCGTCACACCCCACGACGACTTCGCGGATCTGGACTGGGCGGCCTTCGACGCGCCGATCCTCGACGGCCGGTCGTCGATCGACGCGAGCGCGACCGACGCGCCCGTCTACGCGATCGGTGGGCCCTGGCCGTGA
- a CDS encoding DUF354 domain-containing protein: protein MTTSDRGGRSSADAATHEERAESTPESGPRGGDATQTASLHQRPHDAGESETPDRDASGDNGPAAAASAPLRVLFDVAHPAQVHLFRNAITDLQTRGHETFVSARDKEVTLDLLDAYGIEYRSLSTKADSLPGLIAEHLVREVRLAALAREFDADVIVSRLGPVPAHAATLAGARHVAVSDTRVGNDLLRRVQQTVTLPFVDTICAPAGFDLPIDDASRRPLDVQELAYLHPRYFEPDPSALGPDLDPETFYAVIRVAGWDAYHDVGERGLSLAGLRSLVETLDAHGTVVISAEGSLPDDLESYRLDIDPSDIHHVLAFADLYVGDSGTMSTEAAVLGTPAIRTNSAVGDRDEPVFKTLDAYGLLESYANEADALAAVDRLLTAGVDREESRARRERLIADRPDPTEHIVETILESAPEQP, encoded by the coding sequence GTGACGACCAGCGATCGCGGTGGGCGATCGAGCGCCGACGCCGCGACCCACGAGGAGCGAGCTGAGAGCACGCCCGAGAGCGGGCCTCGTGGAGGCGACGCCACCCAGACGGCGAGTCTCCACCAGCGCCCCCACGACGCCGGTGAGAGCGAGACGCCCGATCGGGACGCGTCGGGCGACAACGGCCCCGCAGCGGCCGCGAGCGCGCCGCTTCGGGTCCTGTTCGACGTGGCCCACCCCGCACAGGTCCACCTGTTCCGGAACGCGATCACCGACCTCCAGACGCGTGGTCACGAGACGTTCGTCTCCGCGCGCGACAAGGAGGTCACGCTGGATCTGCTCGACGCCTACGGGATCGAGTATCGGTCGCTCTCGACGAAAGCCGACTCCTTGCCCGGCCTGATCGCCGAACACCTCGTCCGCGAGGTGCGTCTCGCCGCGCTCGCCCGCGAGTTCGACGCGGACGTGATCGTGAGTCGGCTGGGGCCCGTGCCCGCCCACGCCGCGACGCTCGCGGGCGCCCGCCACGTCGCCGTCAGCGACACGCGCGTCGGCAACGACCTCCTGCGACGCGTGCAACAGACGGTCACGCTCCCGTTCGTCGATACGATCTGTGCGCCGGCGGGGTTCGATCTCCCGATCGACGACGCGTCGCGTCGCCCGCTCGACGTCCAGGAGTTGGCGTACCTCCATCCACGCTATTTCGAGCCCGACCCATCGGCGCTCGGTCCCGACCTCGATCCAGAAACGTTCTACGCCGTCATTCGGGTCGCGGGCTGGGACGCCTACCACGACGTGGGCGAGCGGGGGCTCTCACTGGCGGGGCTGCGCAGTCTCGTGGAGACCCTCGACGCCCACGGGACGGTCGTGATCTCTGCCGAGGGGTCTCTTCCCGACGATCTGGAGTCGTATCGCCTCGACATCGACCCGAGCGACATCCACCACGTCCTCGCGTTCGCGGACCTCTACGTCGGTGACTCGGGGACGATGTCCACGGAGGCAGCGGTGCTCGGGACGCCCGCGATCCGGACGAACTCCGCAGTCGGAGACCGCGACGAACCCGTCTTCAAGACGCTCGACGCGTACGGACTGCTGGAGTCGTATGCCAACGAAGCGGACGCGCTCGCCGCCGTCGATCGGCTCCTCACCGCCGGCGTCGACCGCGAGGAGTCGCGCGCACGCCGCGAGCGCCTGATCGCGGACCGTCCCGACCCGACCGAACACATCGTCGAGACCATCCTCGAATCCGCCCCGGAGCAGCCATGA